A genomic segment from Alphaproteobacteria bacterium encodes:
- a CDS encoding alpha/beta hydrolase — MVDTSKLNPQIKDVLDAISGGKKHEIDTHHDSKRATLKQGRDAYYSFASIHSGPPLRMPRVEDLKVLSSDGVHQIPIRIYTPTVNKKLPALVYYHGGGWQRGDIDTHDSICRHFAHYGEVIVVSVQWRLAPEHKFPIGLNDCLDVYEWVVKNGSQYNIDTTHLGIGGDSAGGNMTAVTVQRLRDKPVQQPIFQLLLYPALDLSCSTWSYTDFAEGFFLTTERVKYYVSHYLNSLDEVSDPLASPVKQPDLSRLPRTHLITAGFDPLRGEGEAYVARLKDAGIPVTYTCYEGMIHAFAHMNHTVPAVLDALKEISAVIKTELHKK; from the coding sequence ATGGTAGATACAAGCAAACTCAATCCACAAATTAAAGACGTCCTTGACGCAATTTCTGGGGGTAAAAAACACGAAATCGACACCCACCATGATTCGAAGAGAGCCACTCTAAAACAAGGTCGTGATGCTTATTATTCCTTTGCAAGTATCCATTCAGGCCCCCCTTTGAGAATGCCGCGTGTTGAGGATTTGAAAGTTTTAAGCTCCGATGGTGTTCACCAAATTCCCATACGTATCTATACGCCGACCGTTAATAAAAAGTTACCTGCGCTGGTCTATTATCATGGGGGCGGTTGGCAAAGGGGTGATATTGATACCCACGATTCCATCTGTCGTCACTTCGCCCACTATGGGGAAGTTATTGTGGTTTCTGTGCAGTGGCGCCTGGCTCCTGAACATAAATTTCCCATTGGCTTAAATGATTGCTTAGATGTCTATGAATGGGTTGTCAAAAACGGGAGTCAATATAACATTGATACGACGCACCTTGGTATTGGAGGTGATAGCGCCGGCGGCAACATGACGGCCGTGACCGTTCAACGCTTGCGGGATAAGCCTGTGCAACAACCTATTTTCCAATTGTTGCTCTATCCTGCCCTTGATCTCTCTTGTTCAACTTGGTCTTACACGGACTTTGCAGAAGGTTTCTTCTTAACAACGGAACGCGTAAAATACTATGTAAGCCACTACCTCAATTCGCTTGATGAGGTCTCGGACCCTCTTGCATCCCCTGTCAAACAACCTGATCTATCGAGATTACCACGTACGCACCTTATCACAGCGGGTTTTGATCCCTTGCGGGGTGAGGGTGAAGCGTATGTTGCGCGTTTGAAAGATGCGGGCATCCCTGTTACATATACGTGCTACGAGGGCATGATTCACGCCTTTGCGCATATGAATCACACAGTGCCAGCAGTTCTTGATGCTTTGAAGGAAATCAGTGCTGTCATCAAGACCGAGCTTCATAAAAAGTAG